ATCACGGGGCCGATCTCACCGCGTTGAAGTAAGCAACCGCCCAACCGGTCATCCTCGAACGATGACCGCTCAACCCAATTCGACTGCGGCCGACGGCCCCTTCCGCAGGGTCCGTCGGCATGCGCTTGCACACACTTGATCGCCTTTCCCGCCGCCTCCTGAATCTCAGCCTCGGGCTCGCCCTGGCTGGCTCCGTTTTCGCCGCGGCCCCCACCACCTTCACGGTCGCTCGCAGCGGTCCGTCCGCCCCCGATACGCCCGCTCTCATCTTCGTGCCGGGGCTCGCCTGCAACGGCAGCGTGTGGGACGACGCCGTCGCCCGCTACGCCGAAGACTACGATTGTCACGTGCTCAGCCTCGCCGGTTTCGCCGGCACGCCCGCCGCCGACAATCACGACGCCTTCATCAACTCGGTGCGCGATGAGCTCATCACCTACATCCGCGAAGAGAAGCTCCACAACCCCGTGCTGATCGGCCACAGTCTCGGTGGTTTCACCGGCCTGAAACTTTCCCTCGCCGCCCCCGACCTGCTGCACGGTCTGATGATCGTCGACAGCCTGCCCTTCTTCCCCGCCGGCTCCAATCCCGCCGCCACCGTCGACGCCATCCTGCCCATGGCCACCGCTCAACGTAACGCCATGCGC
This portion of the Actomonas aquatica genome encodes:
- a CDS encoding alpha/beta fold hydrolase, translating into MRLHTLDRLSRRLLNLSLGLALAGSVFAAAPTTFTVARSGPSAPDTPALIFVPGLACNGSVWDDAVARYAEDYDCHVLSLAGFAGTPAADNHDAFINSVRDELITYIREEKLHNPVLIGHSLGGFTGLKLSLAAPDLLHGLMIVDSLPFFPAGSNPAATVDAILPMATAQRNAMRGGTMSAAQSRQMMAMMVTDPADVERAVQMTLDSDPAAVAQAYFEINTTDLRDQLDQASTPTVVLGSWIAYQAFGATEATTRAIFEAQYAKHPQHRIVMSPKGRHFIQWDDPEFFFAELDTLLADGQ